The DNA window TTTAGATATCTTTGTATTTTAACACTAGGAAAGTTAAgatatatttatttaatatatatctatatttatataaatttatatatatacacaaacatatATACACAAGGATGCATTTAAAAGTTACTATTTCCTTGGTGATTACAATATCACTCTCCAAATTACTTGAATTTGGAAGGATCATGAGTTGATTCCAACACTAACAATATTTTGTGCTATGTGCAAGGAATTTTAACAAGACACTGCTAGGCATGATGAGACGTGTGACAGAGCTAGAAAGATATGCCGTCTCTTCAGCGTTCATTCTCTAGGctccaaagagaaaaaaattggattttttttgcaGAACAGAACATCAAGAGAAAGCTGCCAGGAACGGTGTGTGTAAGCAACGTTATGTTCGAGCTCAAgatatgagattttttttttgaaggaaagAAAGTGAATCTAAATACAATGTTAAATGTAATAGTGTGGctaaaaccaacaggaaaaaTGGATATTAAACATTTCAGCCAATTCAATCAAATTTCTTTTGAGATAGCAGGACCGAAATGAATTTAagaaaaagctcccttgtcctGCTTCATAATAGGACTTGCTCGAAAACTCCCACCGCTGAACAGAACACTCTTGCAACATTTCACATTTAGCCCTAGATTCTGGAGCATGTTCGTGGGGCTGGCTGATCAGAACTGATGGAAGAGATGAGAGTGGTAGAGCAAAGGGAAAATCATAATaatgagaacaaaacaaaactcaacCCTTAGATATTCTTGCTTAAATGTAAGGCCTCACACCCTATCAGCAGGGTAATGTTATCTTGGAGTCAAAAATATTTCGTATTTTCACAGTTGATCACCCAAAAGGTGGCTTGGTTTTCATCTTATTGAACCTGTGCCATGATGAAATCGGATTCTCTCAGACTTTCATAATACTCAATGGCTAATGCAAAGTCAAACTCATTAATGGTGGGCCCGTCTATGGCGATCTTCATGAAGTTGGACAGGCCGGAGTCCTTTGCGTAGCGCCACTGGCTGCGTTTCATGAGTTCCTGGCCCCGGTTGATCTTCTCGTAGAGCACCGAGCCAAGAGGCAAGGCCAGAGCAATGGCAGCCAGGACAGCAAAGTCCGGGAAGAGCTCGTGCATTTCGGAATGGCTGTAAACCAGCTTGACGCAAAGGTCCTTGAAGGATAACTGGCTGAGGCTGAACACTATCCGTTTGAAAAGGGGGAAATCGTTCAGCGCCCTTTCACTCACCACCACCCGGGAATAAGCCTGCAAGAGGAAGTTCAGTTCGGTGATGCCGTAGCTGCCGATATCATCCAAAGACTGGGGGTAGCACTTGGGGTTAAAGATGGCGGAGAAGGAGTTGACAGCCTCAAGCACATGACTAGGGAACCGATCCAGCAAGTTGCCCCGCACACTCTCGAGGTAGGTTTCCTTCAAGTGCTCAAAGTTCTTCAGGTGCACCTTGGAGCAGCTGGCGAGCTCCACCCCTTTGTAGTAGAAACGGCTCTCGTCTTCCCGGTCCTCTCGGGGATGCTCATTCATCTCATTGAGGAACTCCTGGAAGTTCTGGCCGCTCGTGGTCTTCTGGGCCTGCAGGGTGGTGGCGGTGGCAGAGACGATGGGTTTCAGGATGGAGAGATCGAAATCCTCAATCTGGAAGAACCGACTCAGCTTCTGGAAGATGGGGAGGACATCCAGGAGGATCTTTGTGAAAGCCACAAACTGGAACTTCTTGAGCTCTTCGCAGAGGCCAAATGCCACAGGGGACCTCTCCGACTCACTCTCCAGCAGAAGCACCAATGTAGGCCATGAGGAGTCAATTGCCTCCACAGCTGGGAAGATGGAAGTCCAATGGATGGTCTTGGGTCCCTCCAGGTCTATCTCACATAGATCCAGGAcactctgcagctcctggagGCTGTTGCTCTCCCCTTTGAAGTTGGAGTACAGTCGGTAGACAGCATCCACCGTGGTCTCGTATTTCCGGACATACTCAATATTAACGACACTCTCAgctggcagcagggagctccTGTGGGACACGCAGTGCATTTCAGTGAGAAGAGGACAGATGGACTTCAGCTTGGTCCCCACCCCATTCAGCCTATCGGCCATCAGGGAAGAGCTGTCAGAGCTGAGCCACGTGATCTTCATGGTGGGAACGCCAAAAGAGTGCATCACCTCGACCGCTTTGTCCGCCACAGTGTAGGCCTCCCCAGCTGGCAGCTCAAAGCTGCCCAGGAATGTGATGGAGGTCTGCCCGTCGCACGGGGAGACGGTGGTTGTAAACATGACCAGGTTCCTGTGCTCCAGAACGTCGACCGTCTCGTCCACCACCAGCCCAACGAATGGCGAGGCTTTCATCTTGTGCCTGTCCTCGTTGTGAAGGACTTTGACGATCGCTGCCTGAGCCAGTTAACGAAGCAGCatcagggtgggcaggggggaaaaagaaattaaaatgaattttgAAGCATGCTTAAAAATATCCCTAAAAGCAGCAAGGcgtcctgattctgatctcacttaaccCGGCGTACAGCCCTGACTCAGGAAAGCACTTCGACACTGCCTTCACTAAGTCCCATCGACCTTCCATGAGACTTCGGGTCACATTTTCAATTGTACCCAAATGACttagcctaaatcccattttcaaaagtgacttaggagtcaATGAAAATCAATGGTACTtgggcactttaaaaaaaatgttgctccAAGATCCCGATGTTTaaagggagttaggagcctaaattgcTTTAAAGTTGTGGCTTAAGTgatgactttcaatgagacttaggctcctaagcctaaatcacttttggaaATGGGACTTGGGTGCGTTCAGAACGGTACCTTTTGGTTCCTAGCTCACttagaagtcaatggaagacaGTGAGACTTAGGcgcatttgaaaattttactctgaAACACATGCTCAAAGAGAAGCACATGCTGAAACTCCCTCCCTGAAGAGATgagctttcctgaactggggcctacATCTGAAGTAACTCCACAGGACTCCCTCCGGATTTACACGGGGGTGACAGAGCAGAATCTTTTACATGGAAACTACAGTGACAATCATCCAGgcaacctttatttaaaaaaaataaaagctacaGTATCCATCTCTACGATCTCTTCAGGCCTTGTTCTCCTTTCACACCAGCGTCAGAGAGGTAAGATCCACAGCAGTGATGTCGCGCTAGGCAGTGTTATTCAGTCATCTCTATACTGTGAGCGCCCAGAGGATTCAGCCACGCTGTGCTTGGTGCTGAACAAACATACAGGAAGTGAAGGCTCTGTCCCAAttgcttttcctttttttaaaagaagggaaTTTGCTACTTGTTTTGATAAAACGGTCTTTGGGAACTCAAGCTAACACGCCGATTCAGGAGAGCACTTACGCAGATACTTTACTTTAGGCTtctgcttaagtcccattgatttcaatcagCCCTAAGCACATACTTAACATTAAGCATCTGCTTAGGTGGGATCCCAAAGAGGAGTGCATTCCtgactctcccctctccctcttcaTAGGGACTCCTGAATCTCATCCTCATTAGAGCATCATTAGCACATCTAAGAcctgcttttttattttgttataattTCATCAATTACTCTcatgctttaaaaacaaatcGCACACTGAAGAAGTCATCAAACTTCATGGTGTCTTTTTCTCTTTAATTCCATTTGGCCCTTTTCATTAAAATACCACTGATTTGAATGCTGCAAGTACCATTAGAGGCTGAGGAATCTAATTAGTGGGTTAGTCTAGCTGCAGTAAAATAGGGTTCTTTATGTAGCTAAATGACTGGCAAACAGCCAAGATTCACTAcaaattaatttgattttaaCAGGCATGAAACATTTGTAAAATTAAGAAAATCCTCTCTGAACTCTTCGCCTTCAACTTGATCTTCCTGATCACCCAGGTTAGGGTAAAAAAagggcacccccctccccccagtgctctGGTGCTAATTAATCTCTTGAGCTTTTATCATTAAAATATTCATCATTAATTTGCTGTGAAATCTGGCACATTcaaacaggagggagggaaaaaatgtTTCCGGTTTTAAAAACTGGATTCTTTGCACTTCCTTCTAAAGCCCATTGGCCCCCCAGATACATGAAAAGCCCGTGAGTGCCAGAAGGAATGCAAAACTCCCTGCTCAGTAACAACGGCCAGTCTCTGCTGGACTCCACCACTGTCTCCTGGCGCCTAGGAACGCCCACCTTGCCTACTTAGCTGTCGACACGAAGCAGACGTTGCATCTATTTTTAATACAGAGAAATTTGTCTTAAGCCTCCACACCAAGGGAGCCCCAAAGGAGGATCGCCAGCTGCAAGTGGTTTGATGGGAAGGTTTAGTGCGGACCAAGAGGCCACATGGCTTAATGGACTGAGCCAATGGGTGACCCCAAGCAACTCATAGGTTtttgtcccagctctgccactattCCCCAAGCGGGAACCCGCCCGTTCGCGAGAGGCCAGCAAACAAGACCTAGGCACCAAATAAGCCCAGGCCTTTGCAGACCCTGAAAGCTAAGTGGCCTTGTGCAGTTGCAGTAActtgcctgtgcctcagtttcccaacttgTAAAATGGGGCTATATTACTGCTTAACCACTTCCCAATGACTTTGGTGAGGACTGATTAGGTGACGTCTGCACAGCACTGGGAGAACACAGAGCACAGTAAAAGTGCCAGGCATCAAGATTAAGGATTCATAAAGTTATATTGGAACCTATACGGTGGACACCTTCAAGTGTTTTTTTAAGACAGGAAGGTGGCTCTGAGAccctggttcagcaaagcacttggggACACGCCCAGTGGGACTGGAGCATGTGCTTATGGCTCCGATCCAGGAATCCTTACAAAACGTAAGGACATGCTCCTGTCCCACCGATTAGGTAaagcacatccacagagcttttGCGTGCAGAGATGCTTTCCCCAAACTGGGTCCCAGGTGCTTTGCTGGAGATGGACGTCAGccctttgctgaactgggggcaTTAAGGTGCCTTTACTGGTGGGCATgtcgccagcgggggggggggggcagcccaaAGCCACTGTGATCAAACACAAGGACAGAAAACACACCCGAACAGTGCCcggctctctcacacacacctgcATCTCTTTGACGCTGCGGGGGTGGTAACAGTCACTGAGCTCCGAGGTCAGCAACGCCTGGCAGAGATTGAACTTCTGGAACTCAAGCAGCGAGGAGCACTTCTCGTCCGGGATCTCTTCCTTAGCCATCCAGTACACGGTGGTGAGGATGGCTATCTTGGCGGGGTTCACTTCCACCTTGATCACGGAGCGCAGCTCTTGGTGGTTATGGACGCGAGCCTCGAACGCCAGCTGCTCTCTGTTAACCGCCAGCGCCTGGCGGTGCGCTCCAGAGGTGACGTGCCGCAGCAAGGCATGACGCTGGAAGTTATCCGTGCCCACGGTAAAGGCATTCTCCGCTTTGCCGTGTTTATTCTTCACCAGCGCCTGGCGACATTCTATGCAAAACATGAGTTTCCTTTCATAGTCAAACTCCAGCCAGGTAAATTCCTCCTTCCAGTGCTCATTGAAATAGCGCTTACACTTTTTATTGGAATTGGACGTTTCTCCAGCTGGCTTTTTCCCTGGAGGCACCATATTGCTGTGGCTGGGAAATCAAACCCTACGGATGAACTGAACTTTTCCTTGGAGGAGCAGCCTCTACATTTAATTTAGTAAGGAGGGTCTAGTACCACTTTCCTGGTTCGACTGGAGATGAAAGAGACAAGGGGAGAAGGATTAGGGCGCTGGCAAACCTCTGTCTTTGCTAATTACTTATTCTTGTCTTGTAACGCAGGGTTACGGCGGCGCTAAACGACCACAGAGCGCGCCCACCTGAGCGTCAGCCGCCATTGGCCAGGCCGACAACTCAGCGAGATTCCTTTACACTTCTGGCCTCCTTGGCCGACAGACCCTCCCCTTCACCAGCCAAAGGGGTGATTGATATCCAAGCACAGAGCATGCTTTGCGCTGCAGCCCCAAGGGCGAGCTGCAGGCTGCCAGGGCCTCCCCCGTCCCATCCGCTCCCTTGGTTGCTGCCACCCGCAGCTCAGGGTAACAATGGCAGAAGCGTGAGCACTCGGAAAGGTTCCACCCCTTGTCTAGACCCCTCGGAGCCAGGTTAGGGAACCCGGGGGCTACACTCCGTGGGCCGGCCTAGATGGGCGCCCCCAGTGTTGCTACTGGCTGTGAAGCCTCACCCAGCAGCAGGACATTCATGCAACGTCCCCGTCCCCCTAGGGCATGAGCTAATGCAGCCCAATGGCTGATTCTCATTGCCATGAAAACGGGCCCTTGAACAAAGCACGTCTGGAAGCCCAAACAATCCAGCGGCTCCTCCCTTCATCCCCTTCGCATCAGCCCCCCCCTCGGCATTCTGGGCACACCCTGCTTCAGCGCCTTCGCAGGCTTCCCACCCCACGCACGGCGGCAACCATCGCCTCGTTACAGCTGGCCACAGGTCTGGGCCACTGGCCTAGGGTGTTATGTGCGAGCAAGTCAAGGGCAACTCCGAAGCCCTAGCAACCGCTTTTCGTTCCCACCTCTGTGGAGGGCCCAGACGCGGCTGGGTTCTGTAGCGCTGGGATTTTACAAACCGCTCCAGAAAGGTACAAGGAAGTGCAAGTGCAAGACGGGAAATCTCCTCTGCAATGGTCTAGTCTCATTTCCCACTGACACCCTCATAAGGGACGCCTTGTAGCTAGCGGTGATTCTGCAAAAGGCCGCGAGAGCAGGTTCTCCCACCCCTGGGTGCAGACTTGACTTCATgacaaagagaaaggaagaaGCATGGGGaactccagggaaaagggcaggggggaacaaaggagggaagggaaagggaactgacgttttcatcaaaccagcaagccctgcctCCAACCCTGAGCCCACGGGAGAGGAGAGCAGTGGAGAGTCTCCAGCAGCAGAGGGTGAATCCCAAAGCTCCACTTCCTACTGGATGAAACGTAGCATCTGTGCCACAATGGTGCACGCTGGCCACCCACGGCTATGGACTGGGcagcccccctttcccccctccagaCCCCACTCGCTGCCAGGCGGGTTTCAGTTTCTCCTTGGCTACTCCAGGAGACACTGGGCCGGGCACTGGAATTTCCTCTTGGACCTCAGAAATCCTGCACCAACACAGAACTAGCCGGTCGTTCTGTACATTTCTTCAGCCATTTCCTGTCTGAAACACAGACTCGCCCTCGAATCGCCACGGCTCCTAGGGGCTCCTGGCACAGAAGCATTTCCTGATGGCAGCCAATTGTGCCAAGGCTCCGGCTACTCTAAATTCCACCCCCGTAATCACCCTGCTCATCAGATCTGTTCTTTGTAACATTCCACTGGTCTCTGCTCTCCAAGCAGGTGtcaccagcccagcccagcccagccccgaggAGGGGGAAGTACACGCCTGGAGCCGGAAAGCATCCCAACTGTCTGCAGAAATGAGTCCCttgcaggagggaggcagaggggcagTAGGAACTGGACTGAACTGCAAGGAGATTGCTTGTCAGCGCCGCTCGGAGCGGTCAGCAGCGTGACCTCGGCTGGCCTGCACGGCGCAGTGGCAGGCTCTTGCGCTGCCAACGAAGAGAGCCAGGTTTGTGGGGCTGGAAGACTGCCCACGGCTGAGCGTGCCAGAGAGGCGCGAGGCATCCTGCAGCACAGGCGAGCTGCGTCACCCAGCCGCACGGACACTCGGAACGGAGTTAGCTACAGCAGAACCTGCGCGGATGGGGAAGGGGCGAACAGAGGTGCGGGCAAGTGGGACAAGCaccagactggagccaggagttCCTGGATTCCAATCTTGGCCATGTCACTTCCTCCCTGTTGTGACCTCACCTCACTTAGCaaacctgcctcagtttcccctatgtgcaGCATGATGAGAACAGTACTTCCCTGCCTCCCTTTGGGGCTTGGGAGGATGTCTGTGAAGAGCCGTGCACCTGCTAAGCACTATCAGTCCACCTGTGCTACAGGTGAGACCCAGGTCTCGACACGTGGCCATTCCAGCCGGCCAAAAACATTCAAACCAAAGAAAACTTCCACACTTCTACTCCGGCAGGCAGAGGGACCTGAGCTGTCGCGTTCTGCCCCATCTTTACCCACGCCAGCCTCAAGGCCACCTGGGAGCCTGTGTGGATGTTCTGGGCAGGAGTCGGAGCAGAATTTGGGCTCTGCTACTTAATGGCCCCTCGTGCTGGGGAGA is part of the Mauremys reevesii isolate NIE-2019 linkage group 27, ASM1616193v1, whole genome shotgun sequence genome and encodes:
- the LOC120392089 gene encoding transmembrane protein C17orf113-like isoform X2, with product MANPTRNASSSSAKGRCRRAQAAIVKVLHNEDRHKMKASPFVGLVVDETVDVLEHRNLVMFTTTVSPCDGQTSITFLGSFELPAGEAYTVADKAVEVMHSFGVPTMKITWLSSDSSSLMADRLNGVGTKLKSICPLLTEMHCVSHRSSLLPAESVVNIEYVRKYETTVDAVYRLYSNFKGESNSLQELQSVLDLCEIDLEGPKTIHWTSIFPAVEAIDSSWPTLVLLLESESERSPVAFGLCEELKKFQFVAFTKILLDVLPIFQKLSRFFQIEDFDLSILKPIVSATATTLQAQKTTSGQNFQEFLNEMNEHPREDREDESRFYYKGVELASCSKVHLKNFEHLKETYLESVRGNLLDRFPSHVLEAVNSFSAIFNPKCYPQSLDDIGSYGITELNFLLQAYSRVVVSERALNDFPLFKRIVFSLSQLSFKDLCVKLVYSHSEMHELFPDFAVLAAIALALPLGSVLYEKINRGQELMKRSQWRYAKDSGLSNFMKIAIDGPTINEFDFALAIEYYESLRESDFIMAQVQ
- the LOC120392089 gene encoding transmembrane protein C17orf113-like isoform X1 is translated as MVPPGKKPAGETSNSNKKCKRYFNEHWKEEFTWLEFDYERKLMFCIECRQALVKNKHGKAENAFTVGTDNFQRHALLRHVTSGAHRQALAVNREQLAFEARVHNHQELRSVIKVEVNPAKIAILTTVYWMAKEEIPDEKCSSLLEFQKFNLCQALLTSELSDCYHPRSVKEMQAAIVKVLHNEDRHKMKASPFVGLVVDETVDVLEHRNLVMFTTTVSPCDGQTSITFLGSFELPAGEAYTVADKAVEVMHSFGVPTMKITWLSSDSSSLMADRLNGVGTKLKSICPLLTEMHCVSHRSSLLPAESVVNIEYVRKYETTVDAVYRLYSNFKGESNSLQELQSVLDLCEIDLEGPKTIHWTSIFPAVEAIDSSWPTLVLLLESESERSPVAFGLCEELKKFQFVAFTKILLDVLPIFQKLSRFFQIEDFDLSILKPIVSATATTLQAQKTTSGQNFQEFLNEMNEHPREDREDESRFYYKGVELASCSKVHLKNFEHLKETYLESVRGNLLDRFPSHVLEAVNSFSAIFNPKCYPQSLDDIGSYGITELNFLLQAYSRVVVSERALNDFPLFKRIVFSLSQLSFKDLCVKLVYSHSEMHELFPDFAVLAAIALALPLGSVLYEKINRGQELMKRSQWRYAKDSGLSNFMKIAIDGPTINEFDFALAIEYYESLRESDFIMAQVQ